The Equus caballus isolate H_3958 breed thoroughbred chromosome 13, TB-T2T, whole genome shotgun sequence genome includes a window with the following:
- the KREMEN2 gene encoding kremen protein 2 isoform X1 — translation MAPTTAATRTVPAHAGPAGPASSGTRRSSTATAAPATPRAAGGWARTTSVATAEALKSALRAPLMASHGLLRSRHPEARGANQNSCEDGEERSNNLQHTRGQFPNRPWGAARDSWLLGLWASDHFSPSRRNPDGDVQPWCYVAETEEGIYWRYCDIPTCHMPGYLGCFVDSGAPPALSGPSGTSTKLTVQVCLRFCRMKGYQLAGVEAGYACFCGSESDLARGRPAPATDCDQICFGHPGQLCGGDGRLGIYEVSVGSCQGNWTAPQGVIYSPDFPDEYGPDRNCSWALGPPGAALELTFRLFELADPRDRLELRDAASGRLLRAFDGARPPPPGPLRLRAASLLLTFRSDARGHAQGFALTYHGLQDAAEDRATPRGSAQTPAAPLEGANVSCSPRPGAPEAAMGARVFSTVTAVSVLLLLLLSLLRLLRRRNCLLTPGKGPPALGPSRGPGRSWAVWYRRPRGVALPCPPGDPQAEGLATTYRPLSASSQSSLRSLISAL, via the exons CAACAGCTGAAGCCCTAAAATCAGCCCTCAGGGCCCCTTTAATGGCTTCCCACGGCCTGCTCAGAAGTCGACATCCAGAAGCACGTGGAGCAAACCAGAATTCGTGCGAGGACGGAGAGGAGCGCTCAAATAACCTCCAACACACACGGGGCCAGTTTCCGAATAGGCCGTGGGGCGCGGCCCGGGATTCGTGGCTCTTGGGGCTGTGGGCTTCCGATCACTTCTCCCCCTCTCGCAGGAACCCAGATGGTGACGTGCAGCCATGGTGCTACGTGGCCGAGACGGAGGAGGGCATCTACTGGCGCTACTGCGACATCCCCACGTGCCACA TGCCCGGGTACCTGGGCTGCTTCGTGGACTCGGGGGCACCCCCGGCCCTCAGCGGCCCCAGTGGCACCTCAACCAAGCTCACGGTCCAGGTGTGCCTTCGCTTCTGCCGCATGAAGGGCTACCAG CTGGCGGGCGTGGAGGCTGGCTACGCCTGTTTCTGTGGCTCTGAAAGCGACCTGGCCCGGGGACGCCCGGCCCCGGCAACCGACTGTGACCAGATCTGCTTTGGCCACCCGGGCCAGCTGTGCGGCGGCGACGGGCGCCTGGGCATCTACGAAG TGTCCGTGGGCTCCTGCCAGGGGAACTGGACCGCACCTCAGGGCGTCATCTACTCCCCGGACTTCCCGGACGAGTACGGGCCGGACCGGAACTGCAGCTGGGCGCTGGGCCCGCCGGGTGCCGCGCTGGAGCTCACCTTCCGCCTCTTCGAGCTGGCCGACCCGCGCGACCGGCTGGAGCTGCGCGACGCCGCCTCGGGCCGCCTGCTCCGCGCCTTCGAcggcgcccgcccgccgccgcccgggccGCTGCGCCTGCGCGCTGCCTCGCTGCTGCTCACCTTCCGCAGCGACGCGCGCGGCCACGCGCAGGGCTTCGCGCTCACCTACCACG GGCTGCAGGACGCTGCCGAGGACCGGGCGACCCCCAGGGGCTCTGCCCAGACCCCCGCAGCGCCCCTCGAAGGGGCCAACGTGAGCTGCAGCCCCCGGCCTGGGGCTCCGGAGGCTGCGATGGGGG CCCGGGTCTTCTCGACGGTGACGGCCGTctcagtgctgctgctgctgctgctgtcgcTCCTGCGCCTGCTGCGCCGACG GAACTGTCTGCTGACTCCGGGAAAAGGGCCCCCAGCATTGGGTCCTTCCCGAGGCCCTGGGAGAAGCTGGGCCGTGTGGTACCGTCGGCCTCGAGGAGTAGCCCTGCCCTGTCCCCCCGGAGACCCCCAGGCTGAGGGTCTAGCCACGACTTACCGGCCCCTTAGCGCCTCCAGCCAGAGTTCCCTGCGCTCACTCATCTCTGCTCTCTGA
- the PAQR4 gene encoding progestin and adipoQ receptor family member 4 — MAFLGGPRLLDWASSPPHLQFNKFVLTGYRPASSGSGCLRSLFYLHNELGNIYTHGLALLGFLVLLPMTMPWGQLGKDGWLWGTHCVACLAPPAGSVLYHLFMCHQGGSPVYTRLLALDMCGVCLVNTLGALPIIHCTLACRPWLRPAALVGYTVLSGVAGWRALTAPSTSARLRAFGWQASARLLVFGARGVGLGSGAPGSLPCYLRMDALALLGGLVNVARLPERWGPGRFDYWGNSHQIMHLLSVGSILQLHAGVVPDLLWAARHACPPD; from the exons ATGGCGTTCCTGGGGGGACCGCGCCTGCTGGACTGGGCCAGCTCGCCACCCCACCTGCAATTCAACAAGTTCGTGCTGACAGGCTACCGGCCAGCCAGCAGCGGCTCGGGCTGCCTGCGCAGCCTCTTCTACCTGCACAACGAGCTGGGCAACATCTACACGCACG ggctggccctgctggGCTTCCTTGTGCTACTGCCGATGACCATGCCCTGGGGTCAGCTGGGCAAGGACGGCTGGCTGTGGGGCACACACTGTGTGGCCTGCCTGGCACCCCCAGCAGGCTCTGTGCTCTATCACCTCTTCATGTGCCACCAAGGGGGCAGCCCTGTGTACACCCGGCTCCTTGCCCTAGATATGTGTGGAGTCTGCCTCGTCAACACCCTTG GGGCCCTGCCCATCATCCACTGCACCCTGGCCTGCAGGCCCTGGCTGCGCCCTGCTGCCCTGGTGGGCTACACCGTGCTGTCAGGTGTGGCTGGCTGGCGGGCCCTCACCGCCCCCTCCACCAGTGCCCGGCTCCGTGCCTTTGGTTGGCAGGCCAGTGCCCGCCTCCTGGTGTTTGGGGCCCGGGGAGTGGGGCTGGGCTCTGGAGCTCCTGGCTCCCTGCCCTGCTACCTGCGCATGGATGCACTGGCACTGCTTGGGGGGCTGGTGAACGTGGCCCGCCTGCCAGAGCGCTGGGGGCCTGGCCGCTTCGACTACTGGGGCAACTCGCACCAGATCATGCATCTGCTCAGCGTGGGCTCCATCCTCCAGCTGCATGCCGGCGTTGTGCCCGACCTGCTCTGGGCTGCCCGCCACGCCTGCCCACCGGACTGA
- the PKMYT1 gene encoding membrane-associated tyrosine- and threonine-specific cdc2-inhibitory kinase isoform X3 produces MPVPTEGTPPPLSGTPVPVPAYFRHAEPGFSLKRPRGLSRSLPPRPPAKGSIPLSRLFPPRLPGWQRLEPRRVSFRGEASETLQSPGYDPRRPESFFQQSFQRLGRLGRGSYGEVFKVRSKEDGRLYAVKRSMSPFRGPKDRARKLAEVGGHEKVGQHPRCVRLEQAWEEGGILYLQTELCGPSLQQHCEAWGASLPEAQVWGYLRDTLLALAHLHGQGLVHLDVKPANIFLGPRGRCKLGDFGLLVELGASGAGEAQEGDPRYMAPELLQGSYGTAADVFSLGLTILEVACNMELPHGGKGWQQLRQGYLPPEFTASLSSELRSVLVMMLEPDPKLRATAEALLALPMLRQPRPWSVLWYMAAEALSRGWALWQALLALLCWLWHGLAHPASWLQPLGPPATPPGSPPCSLLLDSSLSSNWDDESIGDGLDLSDTDSEPPRGSFPSFEPRNLLSLFEDSLGPT; encoded by the exons ATGCCTGTGCCCACAGAGGGTACCCCGCCACCCTTGAGTGGCACCCCGGTCCCAGTCCCAGCCTACTTCCGCCACGCAGAACCCGGCTTCTCCCTCAAGAGGCCCCGGGGGCTCAGTCGGAGCCTCCCACCCCGGCCTCCTGCCAAGGGCAGCATCCCTCTCAGCCGCCTCTTCCCCCCTCGGCTCCCGGGCTGGCAGCGGCTCGAGCCCCGGAGAGTGTCGTTCCGAGGCGAGGCCTCCGAGACCCTGCAGAGCCCCGGCTATGACCCGAGGCGGCCAGAGTCCTTCTTCCAGCAGAGTTTCCAGAGGCTCGGCCGCCTGGGCCGCGGCTCTTACGGAGAAGTCTTCAAG GTGCGCTCCAAGGAAGACGGTCGTCTTTATGCAGTAAAGCGCTCCATGTCACCATTCCGGGGCCCCAAGGACCGGGCCCGCAAGCTGGCCGAGGTCGGTGGCCATGAGAAGGTGGGGCAGCACCCGCGCTGCGTGCGGCTAGAGCAAGCCTGGGAGGAGGGCGGCATCCTGTACCTGCAGACGGAGCTGTGCGGGCCCAGCCTGCAGCAGCACTGTGAGGCCTGGGGCGCCAGCCTGCCTGAGGCCCAGGTCTGGGGCTACCTGCGGGACACCCTGCTTGCCCTGGCCCACCTGCACGGCCAAGGCCTGGTCCACCTTGACGTCAAGCCTGCCAATATCTTCCTGGGGCCCCGGGGCCGCTGCAAACTGGGTGACTTTGGGTTGCTGGTGGAGCTTGGTGCGTCTGGAGCCGGTGAGGCCCAGGAGGGAGACCCCCGCTACATGGCACCTGAGCTGCTGCAGGGCTCCTACGGGACGGCGGCGGACGTGTTCAG TCTGGGTCTCACCATCCTGGAAGTGGCATGCAACATGGAGCTGCCGCATGGTGGAAAGGGCTGGCAGCAGCTGCGCCAGGGCTACCTGCCCCCTGAGTTCACTGCCA GCCTGTCTTCTGAGCTGCGTTCTGTCCTTGTCATGATGCTGGAGCCTGACCCCAAGCTGCGAGCCACAGCGGAGGCCCTGCTGGCCCTGCCTATGCTCCGGCAGCCACGGCCCTGGAGCGTCCTGTGGTACATGGCTGCTGAAGCCCTGAGTCGAGGGTGGGCCCTGTGGCAG GCCCTGCTGGCCCTGCTGTGCTGGCTCTGGCATGGGCTGGCTCACCCTGCCAGCTGGCTGCAGCCTCTGGGCCCGCCGGCCACCCCACCTGGCTCGCCgccctgcagcctcctcctgGACAGCAGCCTTTCCAGCAACTGGGATGACGAGAGCATAGG gGATGGCCTGGACCTAAGTGACACTGACTCAGAGCCCCCTCGGGGCTCCTTCCCCTCCTTTGAGCCTCGGAACCTCCTCAGCCTCTTTGAGGACTCACTGGGCCCAACCTGA
- the PKMYT1 gene encoding membrane-associated tyrosine- and threonine-specific cdc2-inhibitory kinase isoform X1, whose protein sequence is MPVPTEGTPPPLSGTPVPVPAYFRHAEPGFSLKRPRGLSRSLPPRPPAKGSIPLSRLFPPRLPGWQRLEPRRVSFRGEASETLQSPGYDPRRPESFFQQSFQRLGRLGRGSYGEVFKVRSKEDGRLYAVKRSMSPFRGPKDRARKLAEVGGHEKVGQHPRCVRLEQAWEEGGILYLQTELCGPSLQQHCEAWGASLPEAQVWGYLRDTLLALAHLHGQGLVHLDVKPANIFLGPRGRCKLGDFGLLVELGASGAGEAQEGDPRYMAPELLQGSYGTAADVFSLGLTILEVACNMELPHGGKGWQQLRQGYLPPEFTASLSSELRSVLVMMLEPDPKLRATAEALLALPMLRQPRPWSVLWYMAAEALSRGWALWQALLALLCWLWHGLAHPASWLQPLGPPATPPGSPPCSLLLDSSLSSNWDDESIGPSLFPEAVLARAAGTTSTPCSSSPAPRSRYTLRDGLDLSDTDSEPPRGSFPSFEPRNLLSLFEDSLGPT, encoded by the exons ATGCCTGTGCCCACAGAGGGTACCCCGCCACCCTTGAGTGGCACCCCGGTCCCAGTCCCAGCCTACTTCCGCCACGCAGAACCCGGCTTCTCCCTCAAGAGGCCCCGGGGGCTCAGTCGGAGCCTCCCACCCCGGCCTCCTGCCAAGGGCAGCATCCCTCTCAGCCGCCTCTTCCCCCCTCGGCTCCCGGGCTGGCAGCGGCTCGAGCCCCGGAGAGTGTCGTTCCGAGGCGAGGCCTCCGAGACCCTGCAGAGCCCCGGCTATGACCCGAGGCGGCCAGAGTCCTTCTTCCAGCAGAGTTTCCAGAGGCTCGGCCGCCTGGGCCGCGGCTCTTACGGAGAAGTCTTCAAG GTGCGCTCCAAGGAAGACGGTCGTCTTTATGCAGTAAAGCGCTCCATGTCACCATTCCGGGGCCCCAAGGACCGGGCCCGCAAGCTGGCCGAGGTCGGTGGCCATGAGAAGGTGGGGCAGCACCCGCGCTGCGTGCGGCTAGAGCAAGCCTGGGAGGAGGGCGGCATCCTGTACCTGCAGACGGAGCTGTGCGGGCCCAGCCTGCAGCAGCACTGTGAGGCCTGGGGCGCCAGCCTGCCTGAGGCCCAGGTCTGGGGCTACCTGCGGGACACCCTGCTTGCCCTGGCCCACCTGCACGGCCAAGGCCTGGTCCACCTTGACGTCAAGCCTGCCAATATCTTCCTGGGGCCCCGGGGCCGCTGCAAACTGGGTGACTTTGGGTTGCTGGTGGAGCTTGGTGCGTCTGGAGCCGGTGAGGCCCAGGAGGGAGACCCCCGCTACATGGCACCTGAGCTGCTGCAGGGCTCCTACGGGACGGCGGCGGACGTGTTCAG TCTGGGTCTCACCATCCTGGAAGTGGCATGCAACATGGAGCTGCCGCATGGTGGAAAGGGCTGGCAGCAGCTGCGCCAGGGCTACCTGCCCCCTGAGTTCACTGCCA GCCTGTCTTCTGAGCTGCGTTCTGTCCTTGTCATGATGCTGGAGCCTGACCCCAAGCTGCGAGCCACAGCGGAGGCCCTGCTGGCCCTGCCTATGCTCCGGCAGCCACGGCCCTGGAGCGTCCTGTGGTACATGGCTGCTGAAGCCCTGAGTCGAGGGTGGGCCCTGTGGCAG GCCCTGCTGGCCCTGCTGTGCTGGCTCTGGCATGGGCTGGCTCACCCTGCCAGCTGGCTGCAGCCTCTGGGCCCGCCGGCCACCCCACCTGGCTCGCCgccctgcagcctcctcctgGACAGCAGCCTTTCCAGCAACTGGGATGACGAGAGCATAGG GCCCTCACTCTTTCCAGAGGCTGTCCTAGCCAGGGCTGCCGGGACCACCTCCACCCCCTGCAGCAGCTCCCCTGCCCCCCGAAGCAGGTACACACTGAG gGATGGCCTGGACCTAAGTGACACTGACTCAGAGCCCCCTCGGGGCTCCTTCCCCTCCTTTGAGCCTCGGAACCTCCTCAGCCTCTTTGAGGACTCACTGGGCCCAACCTGA
- the PKMYT1 gene encoding membrane-associated tyrosine- and threonine-specific cdc2-inhibitory kinase isoform X2: MPVPTEGTPPPLSGTPVPVPAYFRHAEPGFSLKRPRGLSRSLPPRPPAKGSIPLSRLFPPRLPGWQRLEPRRVSFRGEASETLQSPGYDPRRPESFFQQSFQRLGRLGRGSYGEVFKVRSKEDGRLYAVKRSMSPFRGPKDRARKLAEVGGHEKVGQHPRCVRLEQAWEEGGILYLQTELCGPSLQQHCEAWGASLPEAQVWGYLRDTLLALAHLHGQGLVHLDVKPANIFLGPRGRCKLGDFGLLVELGASGAGEAQEGDPRYMAPELLQGSYGTAADVFSLGLTILEVACNMELPHGGKGWQQLRQGYLPPEFTASLSSELRSVLVMMLEPDPKLRATAEALLALPMLRQPRPWSVLWYMAAEALSRGWALWQALLALLCWLWHGLAHPASWLQPLGPPATPPGSPPCSLLLDSSLSSNWDDESIGPSLFPEAVLARAAGTTSTPCSSSPAPRSRDGLDLSDTDSEPPRGSFPSFEPRNLLSLFEDSLGPT, translated from the exons ATGCCTGTGCCCACAGAGGGTACCCCGCCACCCTTGAGTGGCACCCCGGTCCCAGTCCCAGCCTACTTCCGCCACGCAGAACCCGGCTTCTCCCTCAAGAGGCCCCGGGGGCTCAGTCGGAGCCTCCCACCCCGGCCTCCTGCCAAGGGCAGCATCCCTCTCAGCCGCCTCTTCCCCCCTCGGCTCCCGGGCTGGCAGCGGCTCGAGCCCCGGAGAGTGTCGTTCCGAGGCGAGGCCTCCGAGACCCTGCAGAGCCCCGGCTATGACCCGAGGCGGCCAGAGTCCTTCTTCCAGCAGAGTTTCCAGAGGCTCGGCCGCCTGGGCCGCGGCTCTTACGGAGAAGTCTTCAAG GTGCGCTCCAAGGAAGACGGTCGTCTTTATGCAGTAAAGCGCTCCATGTCACCATTCCGGGGCCCCAAGGACCGGGCCCGCAAGCTGGCCGAGGTCGGTGGCCATGAGAAGGTGGGGCAGCACCCGCGCTGCGTGCGGCTAGAGCAAGCCTGGGAGGAGGGCGGCATCCTGTACCTGCAGACGGAGCTGTGCGGGCCCAGCCTGCAGCAGCACTGTGAGGCCTGGGGCGCCAGCCTGCCTGAGGCCCAGGTCTGGGGCTACCTGCGGGACACCCTGCTTGCCCTGGCCCACCTGCACGGCCAAGGCCTGGTCCACCTTGACGTCAAGCCTGCCAATATCTTCCTGGGGCCCCGGGGCCGCTGCAAACTGGGTGACTTTGGGTTGCTGGTGGAGCTTGGTGCGTCTGGAGCCGGTGAGGCCCAGGAGGGAGACCCCCGCTACATGGCACCTGAGCTGCTGCAGGGCTCCTACGGGACGGCGGCGGACGTGTTCAG TCTGGGTCTCACCATCCTGGAAGTGGCATGCAACATGGAGCTGCCGCATGGTGGAAAGGGCTGGCAGCAGCTGCGCCAGGGCTACCTGCCCCCTGAGTTCACTGCCA GCCTGTCTTCTGAGCTGCGTTCTGTCCTTGTCATGATGCTGGAGCCTGACCCCAAGCTGCGAGCCACAGCGGAGGCCCTGCTGGCCCTGCCTATGCTCCGGCAGCCACGGCCCTGGAGCGTCCTGTGGTACATGGCTGCTGAAGCCCTGAGTCGAGGGTGGGCCCTGTGGCAG GCCCTGCTGGCCCTGCTGTGCTGGCTCTGGCATGGGCTGGCTCACCCTGCCAGCTGGCTGCAGCCTCTGGGCCCGCCGGCCACCCCACCTGGCTCGCCgccctgcagcctcctcctgGACAGCAGCCTTTCCAGCAACTGGGATGACGAGAGCATAGG GCCCTCACTCTTTCCAGAGGCTGTCCTAGCCAGGGCTGCCGGGACCACCTCCACCCCCTGCAGCAGCTCCCCTGCCCCCCGAAGCAG gGATGGCCTGGACCTAAGTGACACTGACTCAGAGCCCCCTCGGGGCTCCTTCCCCTCCTTTGAGCCTCGGAACCTCCTCAGCCTCTTTGAGGACTCACTGGGCCCAACCTGA